A genomic region of Neisseria cinerea contains the following coding sequences:
- the era gene encoding GTPase Era, giving the protein MDIETFLAGERAADGYRCGFVAIVGRPNVGKSTLMNHLIGQKISITSKKAQTTRNRVTGIYTDDTAQFVFVDTPGFQTDHRNALNDRLNQNVTEALGGVDAVVFVVEAMRFTDADRVVLKQLPKHTPVILVVNKIDKDKAKDRYALEAFVAQVRAEFEFAAAEAVSAKHGLRIANLLELIKPYLPESVPMYPEDMVTDKSARFLAMEIVREKLFRYLGEELPYAMNVEVEQFEEEDGLNRIYIAVLVDKESQKAILIGKGGERLKKISTEARLDMEKLFDTKVFLKVWVKVKSGWADDIRFLRELGL; this is encoded by the coding sequence ATGGATATTGAAACCTTCCTTGCAGGGGAACGTGCCGCCGACGGATACCGTTGCGGCTTCGTAGCGATTGTCGGTCGTCCGAATGTCGGCAAATCAACGCTGATGAATCATCTGATCGGTCAGAAAATCAGTATTACCAGCAAAAAGGCGCAGACGACGCGCAACCGTGTAACGGGGATTTATACCGACGATACCGCGCAGTTCGTGTTTGTCGATACGCCCGGTTTTCAAACCGACCACCGCAACGCGCTCAACGACAGGCTGAATCAAAATGTTACCGAGGCACTCGGCGGTGTGGATGCCGTGGTTTTCGTCGTGGAGGCGATGCGCTTTACCGATGCCGACCGTGTCGTGTTGAAACAACTGCCCAAGCACACGCCGGTTATTTTAGTGGTCAACAAAATCGACAAGGATAAGGCGAAAGACCGTTACGCGTTGGAGGCGTTTGTTGCCCAGGTGCGCGCCGAATTTGAATTTGCGGCGGCGGAGGCAGTCAGTGCGAAACACGGTTTGCGGATTGCCAACCTGTTGGAGCTGATTAAGCCGTATCTGCCCGAAAGCGTGCCGATGTATCCCGAAGACATGGTTACGGACAAATCGGCGCGTTTTTTAGCGATGGAAATCGTGCGTGAAAAATTGTTCCGCTATTTGGGCGAGGAATTGCCTTATGCGATGAATGTCGAGGTGGAGCAGTTTGAGGAGGAAGATGGTTTAAACCGTATTTATATTGCCGTTTTGGTCGACAAAGAAAGCCAAAAGGCGATTTTGATCGGCAAAGGCGGAGAACGTTTGAAGAAGATTTCCACCGAGGCGCGGTTGGATATGGAAAAACTGTTTGATACCAAAGTATTTTTGAAGGTATGGGTCAAAGTCAAATCCGGTTGGGCGGACGACATCCGCTTCCTGCGGGAACTGGGTTTGTAA